The nucleotide window TTTTGTTATTATACTTTTCAGTATAATGGGATTATTTAAAGCTAAATATTTTTGCACGGATTTCCATTATAAAGAAATTATCTCAGTTTTAACCCAAAAAGTCAAGCGAAACTGAAAAATATTGCTCGCCCTTTGCAGAAATATCTCCAACAAAAGAGCGAGCAAACCTAATTAATTTAAAGACTCGATGGTGTATCGGGAGCAACTTTCACGCCACCTTTGTTAATAACATTATCTTGGTCAGTAATTAGATCGCTTAATTCGCTAATTTCAATGCCAATATCGTGACAAGCTTGTTTCAAAGCTGTTTGAAAGCGACTGAGATCGTCACCATAGCCACACTGCTTGGCAGCAGTTTCAATACCTTGATTAGCATTAGCTTTCGCGCAATCAATGAGATCGGTTCCAGTTAGTGGTTCGGATGCTGCCATAAGCAATTAATAATTCTCCGTAAACAAGCATTTACTGCTATAAAGATTAGTTAATAACATCTTAGCGAAACGCGATTGAAAATTGCTCTTTCTTGAGAAAGAAATTTAATCAGCGAGTAATTTTTGCCAATATTTGTAAGTAGAGTAAGCCAGAGTAACCACACCAGTAACGATCGCCGCTTCATTCACCTGAAACTGGGGGTGATGCAAAGGAAAATTCGGTTTATCCTCAAAACCGACACCAAGGCGAAACATCGTCCCAGGAGCGTGTTCGAGGTACATAGCAAAGTCTTCTGCACCTAAAGAAGGCTCGTTAAGAATTTGCACGCGATCGCCACCCCAAGCTTCCCTAGCTGCTTCTTCGACAATTTGCGTCAAAAACGCATCATTTTGCACCGAAGGCGTACCGCGACGATAATTGAATTCGTACTTAGCGCCGTAAGTATCGCAAATATTCGCAATAATTTTTTCAATCCATTCTGGCAAATTAGCGTGAGTTTCCGGATGCAAACTGCGTACCGTACCCGCGAGATGAACGCGATCGGCGATCGCATTTGGCGCACGTCCACCACTAATTTTACCAATCGTCAAAACCATCGGACGCAAAGGATTGTGAGTGCGGCTAATTGCTTGTTGTAAACTCGTAATTACTTGAGAAGCAATCCAAATCGCATCAACCGCTTCATGGGGACGCGCACCATGTCCAGATTCTCCTTGAATTGAGATTTCTAGATCGTCGGCTGCGGCTGTCAGCACCCCATAGCGAACCCCCACAGAACGCCCTGGAATCGACGGAAAGACGTGAACGCCAAAAATTGCCTTAACATCCTTCATCACGCCTTCTCGAACCATCCAGTTAGCACCCTGAGCAATTTCTTCGGCGGGTTGAAAGATAAAACGAACATTTCCCGGTAACTCTTCACCCAACTGTGCCAGCACCATCGCTGTACCCAAACCTAGGGTAGTATGGACATCATGACCGCAAGCGTGCATAATTCCCGGTTTGCGAGAAGCAAAATCCACGTTAGCGAGTTCTTCAATGGGTAAAGCATCCATATCGGTGCGAATTGCGACAGTATGATTGTTGTCACTACCCTTTAACTCACCGACAACACCAGTTTTCCCCACCGCTTCTTCAGCATGGATACCCACTGATGAGAGTACACCAGCTACATAAGCTGCGGTTTGATTTTCTTGTCCGCTTAATTCCGGGTGGGCGTGAATATGGCGGCGAATTTCAATTAATCTAGGTGCTAAGGTTTCGGCTAAGTCTTTGATTTTGGTTAGCATTAACTTTTATCTAGGCTTTACTTGTTCTTAAGGTAGCTCGATCGCTGCGAAATTGCGATCGCTGAAGTTAAGCTAGGAGCATCTGTGTCAAGGTAGAATCATGGAATTTCGGACGGGGATAGCCAAACGCGCATTGAGTGCGATCGCTCTTTTTTTCATTGTATGGGCTTTTTGTTTGCCTAGTTGGGCGATAACGATCCAAGATATACCTAATCCTCGACAAACCTACGGTGGTTGGGTGACAGATATGGCTGATTTGCTGACACCGAAAGCTGAAACCCAGCTTAATCAGATGATTTCCGATTTGGAACTCAGAAACGGTAGAGAAATTGCTGTGGTGACAGTACCAGAAACTACTCCCTATCCTACACCGAAAGCCTTGACGACAGATTTATTTAACACTTGGGGCATAGGCAAAAGAGATGTGGACAATGGTATTTTGTTCTTGGTTTCGTCAGGCGACAAGCGTATCGAAATTGAAACTGGTTACGGTATAGAAGCAATTCTTCCCGATGCTGTGGTAGCTGAGATTATCGACAAGCAAATTCTACCTGAATTTAAGCATAATGATTTCGACGCGGGAATAATTGCGGGGACAAAAGCTATAGTAACAAAACTCGGTGGAAGCTTAAATAAAGCAGATCAAACCTGGAAAAATCCCTTAGTATCTATTCTTCAGATTTTTTTGGTAATAGTAGCTTCAATATTTTCCCTATCTAATTTTAACAATAGTAGTAGTGGTAGTGACTTCGGTGGTGGTAGTAGTGGTGGCGGTGGTGCTGGTGGTAGTTGGTAATATATTCATCATTGAAAACTTATTATCAGTAAATGTAAAATCTTTGTAGTGCGACCATCTTGGTCGCTACTAATCTCCAGTTTTATCCAAGTTAAACAGTCGCTACTAATCTCCAGTTTTATCCAAGTTAAATAGTCGCTACTAATCTCCAGTTTTATCCAAGTTAAACAGTCGCTACTAATCTCCAATTTTATCCAAGTTAAACAGTCGCTACTAATCTCCAGTTTTATCCAATTTACTACTAATACCAATTTACTTTATCTTCACTACATTAAATTATGTAGAGACGTTGCATGCAACGTCTCTACAGATCGGTGTTTGTAGCATTAGTTTATGTAAATGATATAATCTCCAATTTTCCAAGTCGCTACTAATCTTCAATCTAAATGCGTGACAGTTTAACAATTTTCCCAAGCCATTTTTACATAAAGCTAATCGGCAATTTCTTCAATACATTCTGGAGTATCATGACGAGGATTATTTACCTGTGTACTAACCGGATAAGCAGTCATTACTTCAGAATTATAAGGCTTTAACAACGGCTGTAACTTACTTGCCTCTTTCACCTCTGGATCTAGCCACAAATCATAATCTTCTGGTGCTAAAATAACAGGCATTCGCTGATGAATAGGCTTCATCAATTCATTAGCATCAGTTGTCAGTAACGTACAAGACTCAATAACTTCCTTGTCTGATTTTTGCCATTGCTCCCACAAACCAGCAAAAGCAAAAGGTTGCTCATCTTTCATCAGAATATAAAAAGGCTGCTTCTGATTATTTTGTTTCTGCCACTCATAAAAACCATCAGCCACAATTAAACAACGACGTTGCTTAAAAGCACTGCGAAAAGAGGACTTTTCCGCCACAGTTTCCGCCCGCGCATTAATTAATTTTGCGCCAATTTTAGCATCCTTTGCCCAAAAGGGAATCAAACCCCAACGAAGCATCGCAAATTGACGTTTTTCTGCTAATTTAACTGTTGCTACTGATTGAGTCGGAGCAACATTATAACGTAGTTGCTGAAGAGGTACATTGCTTACCTTAAAAGCTTGAGCAATAGTGGCTGCTGAACTTATTTGCGTAAACCTTCCACACATATAATTATCTGCTATCTAAACAACTATCTTGCCAATAATTTTAACATAAAATCAACTCAAAAATCCTTTTAAATTTTTCATGCTCCTTGATAACTATGCCAAGCTCGCCAAAAGAAATAAATCGCCAAGCTAACCAATAAAACACGGAAAAGTAAACTCACCCATCGATCGGGAATTTGCGGTAAAAAACGGGTACTAAATTGCGCTCCAATTAAGCCACCAACTCCGAGAATAATTCCCACCCAAAATAAAACATTCCCCTGAGTAGCGTGTCCAGCAGCAGCCGAAATCGATGTAATACCTACAACACCAAGGCTGGTTTGAATAGCTACTTTAATTCTTTCTCCTAGCAATAACATTTGCAAAGGAACCAAAATTACTCCACCACCAACACCAAATAACCCTGCTAATAAACCAGCAAGCGCACCCGTAACTATACGCGCCACAGTTGGGTTTAATTTTTGGTCTATTTCTCCATTTTCGTTATCCATGAGGCGTTTTTTAAGCCCAATTAAAAAAATATTAATTAAAAGCAAAACACCAAAAGCTGCTTCTTTAAAATAATTTGGTAATTGTTCGACTAACCAAGCGCCAAATTGAGCGGTAAAAATTGCAGGTAAACCCAAATAAATTAAGCGTTGTAAATCGATATTTCCCATGCGCCAATTTTGAATTGTACCGGAAAAAGAAGTTAAAACAATTGCTAAGGAACTCGTTCCTACTGAACTATCGTAAACATAGCCCAAAGTAACTAACAAAGGTACTAAAACTGTACCACCACCAATTCCTAATAATCCGGCTAAAAGTCCAGAAATTAATCCACCAATACTCAGTAGCCACCAATTATCTGCAATCATAGAGATAAAATTCCTTTTTCGAGGGTAATAATTCATGTCTCAAGGCAGCAGGGCTGTTACTTCCTATAATGTGTTAGAAAATACGATCCAAAGTATTTTGCAAACACCTGGATATTATCGAGTTGGTACTGATGTATCCAAAAAGTAACGCCGAAACTGTTTGTCCAAAGCTAGTTTATTGCAAAAAAGGTCTGCAAGACAGTTTTTTATGGGAAATGGCATCTATTATACAGAAATTTATGTAGATTTTTAGATTATAGGAGTTAGTATGGTTCCCCAAGGATTAATTCTTGAATGTAAGTGGCAGCAGAGTGCTGGTTCGGTGGATGAAAAGTTACCTGATGTGAATCTCAATATTCAAAATTGTTATCCCGCACCAGCTATTTTTGTCATAGATGGAGGTGGAATGAAACCGGGAGCAATTAAGTGGTTAAAAAGGCAAGTGGTCAGCAATAAAAATCTTTTGGGTGTTTATGGTTTGACAGATTTTGTAGTTTGGGCAAATAATAATTTTTAGTAAGAAATGATTAACAATTCGGTAATTTTGCCGCGTCTTTGAGCTTTGGAGTTGATCGCACGACCAGCCGAAATTTCGATAAGTTTAAATTGACTGTTGCTGTAAAGTTGGCGAATAAAATCGCAGTCAGAATTAGAAAGCATAACTTTTACACCTCGTTGGGTGAGTTGCTGACAAATTTGTTGTAGTTTGATTTGTTCCGCTTGGGCGAAAGAATGGCGACTGTAGTTGGTAAAAGAACTGGTTGAACTGAGGGGATAATAAGGAGGATCGAAGTAGACAAAATCATTGCTGGTTTGGGCATGAGTTAAGATATTTTCAAAGCTGCAATGCTTGATTTGTTGGTTTTGTAATGCTTTGGAAGCAGCAAATAAAAGTTCGGGTTGATAAATTTTCGGATTTTTATATCTACCGATGGGAACGTTAAATTTACCTTGAGAATTTTCCCGATATAAACCGTTAAAGCAAGTTTTGTTGAGGTAGATAAAACGAGCGGCGCGTGCGATGTTAGTCTGTGGTGAAGTAGCACGAATTTGGTAGTAGTAGTGGCGATCGTGTTGGGCTTGATGTGTTTTAAGATGGGTAAGGAGTTCTTCGGGGCGATCGCGCACGCAACAGTAGACGTTGATTAGTTCTTCGTTGATATCCGACAAAAATGCTTTTTTTGGTTGTAAATAGAAAAATAACGCTCCACCACCTAAAAAAGGCTCAAAGTAGTTGTTAAATTTCGGAATGTATGGTAAATACTGTGAAATCAGCTTGCTTTTGCCACCAGCCCACTTGAGAAAGGGACGTGGTAGTTGAGTGCGAGAGTAAGTTGTCATTGTTGGGGATTAGGTATTAGGGATTGGGAAATCAGTTACTAGTGAACAGTTTTGCTAAATTAGCACTACAGAATATGAACCCGTAAGCTTTGCTCTAGCTAGACTCATTTGTAGCAGAGCCAGAGCAAATTGGTATTATCAGTTTATCTTCGTAGAAGTAGGAAATTCAGTCAGTGATGATTGGAAGCCCACTCTGTAATTTTTAATTCAGAGTGGGAGATGTCACAAAGGTTGTAACATAAGTTAAGTAGAGTTGGTGAGCAGATCGCTGTTTGAGTCTCGGTTGTCGAAGTAGCTCGTAAGTGTTACTAGCTCAAGAAGTAAATAATCAAAGCTAAGGAAAATGGACGATTTTTGGGATAATATCTCTCGCTACCCTCGTTACTTGATTACGATTACGTTGGGTATCTTCTTCGCGCTGTACGATCGCGTCAAACCTCTGTTGAAGCAACCAGTAACTGCAACAGCTTTGATTGGTGTTCTCATTTCGGGTTTCGCCTTTATCTTTTTTACCCTACGAGCGATGCTAGGAATGTCTGTAGTTTAATCAAGATTGAGATTTTTCTCAAAGCCCGTACTGTCTAGCAAAGGGGGCGATAATTATGGCTAACAACCGGAGAGTTTCTCGCGTTTCCTCGCAAATTAAACGCGAAGTCAGCCAAATGCTGATGAATGAAATTAAAGACGATCGCGTCGGTGCTGGAATGGTTAGCATTACTGATGTTGATGTTTCTGGCGATCTTCAACACGCGAAAATCTTTGTCAGTATCTATGGTACTGATGAAGCAAAAGCGGAGACGATGGAGGGTTTGAAGTCGTCTACGGCTTTTGTCCGTCGTCAACTTGGTCAACGAATGCGACTGCGGAGAACGCCGGAAGTGGTGTTTCTCGAAGATGCTTCCCTCGAAAGAGGCGATCGCATGGTGGCTTTGTTAAATAAAATTTCCTCCGAACGTCAAGACCAAGATATTCCTGTGGATGATTATGAGGAAAATGGTATTTGAAGCCTCTAAGTGAACTCTCCTTGAAAGAACAGATCGGACAAACGATCGTTGTCCGCGCATCAGGTCATTTGTTCGATCGCCAGCGTCGCTATCCGATGTGGGAAGCGACAACTACTCAGTTAAAAAATTGGATCGAAAATTTGCACATTGGTGGAGTAATTTTACTCGGTGCTAGTGCAGCCGAGTTGAGTTTGCGCGTCCAGCAGTTACAAGGTTGGGCGAAAAATCCTTTGCTAATCGCGGCTGATATTGAGGAAGGAGTCGGACAACGTTTTGAGGGGGCGACTTGGTTTCCTCCACCAATGGCGATCGCCCAAATAGCGAAAAATAATCTCCCTCTGGCGGAAAAATATGCTCGCGAAATGGGCGCAATTACGGCGCAGGAAGCTTTGGCTGTGGGGATTAACTGGATTTTAGCTCCGGTTGTGGATGTGAACAATAACCCCTATAACCCGGTAATTAATGTTCGGGCTTTTGGCGAATCTCCGGAAGTGGTGAGTAAGTTAGCTACAGCTTTTATTCAAGGTACGCAGCCATATCCGATTTTAACTGCGGCAAAACATTTTCCCGGTCATGGAGATACCGCTACAGATTCTCATTTAGCTTTACCAGTTTTACCTCACTCGGATTCTCGTCTGCAAGCAGTGGAGTTACCACCCTTTGCGGCGGCGATCGCTGCGGGTGTAGACTCGGTAATGACTGCTCATTTGTTAATTCCGGTTTGGGATGCTCAATACCCAGCTACGGTGTCAGAAGCTATTTTGACGGGAAAACTTAGGCAGCAACTCGGATTTGACAAACTAATTGTTACTGATGCTTTAATTATGGGTGGGATCGCTCAATATGCCGATCCCGGAGAATTGGCTGTCTTGGCGATCGCCGCAGGTGCAGATATTATCCTGATGCCTCCCGACCCAGAAGTGGCGATCGAGGCGGTCTACGATGCGGTACAATCGGGACGTATCTCTCAAGAGCGAATTGAGCTTTCCCTGCAACGAATCGCTCAAGCTAAAAGTAAAGTTTCTCACTCCCCCACTTCAGACTTTCTCTCTCAACTTGCTCAACCCGTCGCCGAAGCAGCAGTTGAAGGAATTTTAACGGAATCAATGAGGTGCAACCTCCCGGCAAACGTACCGTCAGTAACTTCTAGCAGCCACGACAAAGGACGCAATTTAATTTTTGTCCCTGAATTGCTAAAAAGCGACTTTATCAGCCTTAACGCTCCGGCTGTGACAATTCCCGCTCAATTCGGCTACGAATTACAACTAATCGAGCTGAATAACCTCCTGGCTGCTGATAATGACCCTAGACCAACGTTATTACAAATTTTTTGGCGCGGCAATCCCTTTCGCGGCACTCTGGAATTAACATCAGAAGCAACCACCTTCATTAAGACATTATTAAACTCGGGTAAACTCACGGGATTATTAATTTACGGTAGTAAATATATCTTGGACTGGTATAAAGAGCTAATACCTACTGATTTACCTTGGATTTTCTCCTACGGACAAATGCCAGCAGCCCAAGAAAGCTCCTGTCAAGCGATCTTCGGTAGCCCGAAATCCACTGATACTGATTTACAAAACTTCGTATAAGATTTTTAAATCGATAGATGAGTAGTTGTTTACATCCAGATAACTTGCGGCTGCTATGGTCAAAGCAAGAGCCGCAATGGTTTCAGCTTGATGAACTCTAACACATTTCTACATCTATCTTAGAGTAGTGTTCAAAAAAAGAAATGTTTTGTAATTATTATCAGCCTAGAAAAAAAAATTGTAACTTTGTATACTGAAGAGTGTCACTTCTTTGACTAGTGAATGTTCGATTATATTAGTCTTAAGCCCAGTTAGTTATCAGGTCAATCCCATGAGCGTTAAAACATTACCATCTATCCCCACCAAACAATACTCGATCGATAATATCCGCGACGAGGCTCGTCAATTGGTGGAAAAAGGAAATATTAGCCGCCAGCAGCCGATCTATGTACTATGTAAGTATATTCCCGCCCGTGAGTGGGTTTGCGTCGAGTGCGAGCTAGAGCAATGCGAATATTTACTGCGCGATCGCATTGGCGATTTGATTGGTTCGGAACATTGGGAAAACGACTGAGAGGAAGATAGTTGAACAAAAGATAAATTTTAGTTAGCGCCATCAACGTAACGGTTTCAGAATTAAACCTCGCTCCAAAACTCTTTACTTTGATGGCGTTTTAGCTATTAAGAATTCTTTCCCAGCTAAATCTCTCTCAGTCAATCTCCATCTTGCTTGCTCGCTGACTTCACAAATTTAAGTCAGTAATTAGTCTTTTGTTACACAACCTTAGTAATTTTATCAGAGAATCTTGACAAATCGCACCCAGAAATTATTTATTTTTGTAAAGAATGTTGAGAAATAAGCGACTATTTACTCGGATCTCCACTACGCAAATTTTCCAACTCCGTCCTCAAAGCGACAATTTGCTCAATCAGCGATCGCAACTCAGCATCAACTTGCGGATCGCCAACTTCCGTCTTAATCGGGACATTTTTACTCATCGGAGTAGTTTCCGTAGTAGCAGTAGAGCTAGATTGGCGATTGAATAACCCATCGATAATTTTCCGCGCTTCTTGCTCAGTCAGCTTACCCTTTTCCGTCCACTCTCGAACTTTTTGCTCCAATTGGTTACTCAATTGGCTTAAAATCGCTTCTCGTTGATGTTCATCTTGCCAAGTTTCGATCGCAGAAGCCGTCGCTCCCACAGTAGCGAGAAATCCTTTTTGCAGCAATTCCAGAAAGTTATTAGAGTTCATGCCGTAAAAATAGCTAAATATTTAGGATACATTATTGAGATTCTTTGACGATAAATCAAAGATTATTAGGTTTTATTTTTGTTTAAGTATCGCTAATCAATGAGTAGAAAACGAATAAGTCAGTGCGCTCCTGCCAGATATTGTATAGTAAAGTTTCCCTACCAGTATAGTTAAATGGGCATTTTGAGGAGAATTCTCGCCTAGTTCGCAATTCATCTCCCCTTATACCGCAGATCGGACTTAGCCGGAGATAAATTACCACGTATAAGATTGACTAATTTCTCGATCGACACAGACTAGATCGGCGCTTATTGGCACATACCGATAAAATGGTAAGCAAGTATAAAGCAAATAGAGCAAAAGAGGTTTTTATTAGCGTGACTATTGCTGAATCTTCTACGGTGACAGAAAAAACAATCGAACTTTCACCAAGCTACAGAATACCACTCGTGCTGGTAGTAGTTTCAATTCCATTGCTATTGGTGCAACCTTGGGTAGCATTCGCGATCGCGGTGTTTGGACTTTTCCTAAGCTTCCAAACTGTCAGTATTCGACTAAAATTTACTGACTCCGCTTTAGATGTCTATCGCTCCGAAAAATTAATTCGACACTTTCCTTATTCAGAATGGATGAATTGGCGTATTTTCTTTCCTAAAGTCCCAATTTTGTTTTATTTTCGAGAAGTTAATAGTATTCACTTTTTACCAATTATTTTTGATGCTAAAATGTTAAAAACTTGCTTGGAAAAATACTGCCCTTATCAAGAGTGAATGATTTGTCTAAGCAGGAAGCCAAGAAATTTTTCGAGTCAATACCAGTTATACTTTCGTTAGTTTTGAGATTGAGTTTATAAATGAATTCAGACGAAGCGCAAAACAAAAAGCAAGATTCAGTTTCTCCACAAGTAGATGAATCAAAAGCAGCAGATAAGTTAGATGAAGCGACTAACCTTAAGGGTGCTAAAAATTTAGCAGGGGAAAATCCCTCAAATAAATCTAGATCTGCCGAAGAAAAAATTTCAGATGAAATGCAGTTAAAAGAAAATTCTCAATCAGAAACTCAGGTGGAAATTGCCGCAAATTTGGAGCGGGAAAATATTGACGAAGTTGTTGCCGAGCGAGAAAATAGTGCTGCTACTGCATCAAATAAATCGGCAGAAAATAAGTTACCTTTACAACTAAAATTAGGCGAAGGAGAAACGGCTGAAAATTCTGCGAACGTACCAGAAAAAAATCCTTCAGCTACAGAAGAATTAACTACAGAATCGACTGAATCAAAAACTGAATTCACAAAAGCAGACGAAAGTCAAGAGCGAGACAAAATCAAACAAGAAGTTGCTGAATTAAAGCGTCAAAAAGAAAACTTAGAAACAGAAATTATTAACCTGCAAGCAAGCAAAAACAAACTCCTTTCCGAGCAAGTAACGGAAATAGGAGGAACCTTAGAAAGAATGGTTAGAGAAGGTTTAGAGGAACTAGAAAGAAGGAAGCAAGCTTTAGAAATATCCGTAGAACAACTCGAACGTCGTCGCGATCGCATTCGCGAGGAAATGCGTACCAGTTTCGCTGGAGTGTCCCAAGATTTAGCGATTCGCGTCCAAGGTTTTAAAGATTATTTAGTCGGTAGTTTACAAGATTTAGCGGCGGCTGCGGAACAATTAGAACTTCCAACTTATGAAGCTTATGAAGCTTGGGAAACCTCTCGACAAGAAGCATCTCCCGCAGCAACAAATCGCGATCCCGCAACGACTCCGGCTTTTGCGGAACAAGCTTTTCAAGACCAAACTCGACAAATTCGCAGTATTCTCGACCAATATCGCACTTTACCAGATTATTATGGTCCGCCGTGGCAATTGCGCCGCACTTTTGAACCAATCCACGCAGAGAAAGTTTCAACTTGGTTTTTCACCCAAGGAGGACGAGGTGCGCTCGAATCGTTGGGGAGTCGCTTACAGAATATTTTACTAGCTTCGGCGATCGTTTCTGTCATGAGAAATATGTACGGCGATCGCGTGCGAACTTTGGTAT belongs to Oscillatoria salina IIICB1 and includes:
- a CDS encoding M20 family metallopeptidase — encoded protein: MLTKIKDLAETLAPRLIEIRRHIHAHPELSGQENQTAAYVAGVLSSVGIHAEEAVGKTGVVGELKGSDNNHTVAIRTDMDALPIEELANVDFASRKPGIMHACGHDVHTTLGLGTAMVLAQLGEELPGNVRFIFQPAEEIAQGANWMVREGVMKDVKAIFGVHVFPSIPGRSVGVRYGVLTAAADDLEISIQGESGHGARPHEAVDAIWIASQVITSLQQAISRTHNPLRPMVLTIGKISGGRAPNAIADRVHLAGTVRSLHPETHANLPEWIEKIIANICDTYGAKYEFNYRRGTPSVQNDAFLTQIVEEAAREAWGGDRVQILNEPSLGAEDFAMYLEHAPGTMFRLGVGFEDKPNFPLHHPQFQVNEAAIVTGVVTLAYSTYKYWQKLLAD
- a CDS encoding TPM domain-containing protein; this encodes MEFRTGIAKRALSAIALFFIVWAFCLPSWAITIQDIPNPRQTYGGWVTDMADLLTPKAETQLNQMISDLELRNGREIAVVTVPETTPYPTPKALTTDLFNTWGIGKRDVDNGILFLVSSGDKRIEIETGYGIEAILPDAVVAEIIDKQILPEFKHNDFDAGIIAGTKAIVTKLGGSLNKADQTWKNPLVSILQIFLVIVASIFSLSNFNNSSSGSDFGGGSSGGGGAGGSW
- a CDS encoding SOS response-associated peptidase, producing the protein MCGRFTQISSAATIAQAFKVSNVPLQQLRYNVAPTQSVATVKLAEKRQFAMLRWGLIPFWAKDAKIGAKLINARAETVAEKSSFRSAFKQRRCLIVADGFYEWQKQNNQKQPFYILMKDEQPFAFAGLWEQWQKSDKEVIESCTLLTTDANELMKPIHQRMPVILAPEDYDLWLDPEVKEASKLQPLLKPYNSEVMTAYPVSTQVNNPRHDTPECIEEIAD
- a CDS encoding sulfite exporter TauE/SafE family protein, which codes for MIADNWWLLSIGGLISGLLAGLLGIGGGTVLVPLLVTLGYVYDSSVGTSSLAIVLTSFSGTIQNWRMGNIDLQRLIYLGLPAIFTAQFGAWLVEQLPNYFKEAAFGVLLLINIFLIGLKKRLMDNENGEIDQKLNPTVARIVTGALAGLLAGLFGVGGGVILVPLQMLLLGERIKVAIQTSLGVVGITSISAAAGHATQGNVLFWVGIILGVGGLIGAQFSTRFLPQIPDRWVSLLFRVLLVSLAIYFFWRAWHSYQGA
- a CDS encoding PD-(D/E)XK nuclease superfamily protein, giving the protein MVPQGLILECKWQQSAGSVDEKLPDVNLNIQNCYPAPAIFVIDGGGMKPGAIKWLKRQVVSNKNLLGVYGLTDFVVWANNNF
- a CDS encoding DNA adenine methylase, which codes for MTTYSRTQLPRPFLKWAGGKSKLISQYLPYIPKFNNYFEPFLGGGALFFYLQPKKAFLSDINEELINVYCCVRDRPEELLTHLKTHQAQHDRHYYYQIRATSPQTNIARAARFIYLNKTCFNGLYRENSQGKFNVPIGRYKNPKIYQPELLFAASKALQNQQIKHCSFENILTHAQTSNDFVYFDPPYYPLSSTSSFTNYSRHSFAQAEQIKLQQICQQLTQRGVKVMLSNSDCDFIRQLYSNSQFKLIEISAGRAINSKAQRRGKITELLIISY
- a CDS encoding DUF751 family protein; protein product: MDDFWDNISRYPRYLITITLGIFFALYDRVKPLLKQPVTATALIGVLISGFAFIFFTLRAMLGMSVV
- the rbfA gene encoding 30S ribosome-binding factor RbfA, with protein sequence MANNRRVSRVSSQIKREVSQMLMNEIKDDRVGAGMVSITDVDVSGDLQHAKIFVSIYGTDEAKAETMEGLKSSTAFVRRQLGQRMRLRRTPEVVFLEDASLERGDRMVALLNKISSERQDQDIPVDDYEENGI
- a CDS encoding glycoside hydrolase family 3 N-terminal domain-containing protein, yielding MKEQIGQTIVVRASGHLFDRQRRYPMWEATTTQLKNWIENLHIGGVILLGASAAELSLRVQQLQGWAKNPLLIAADIEEGVGQRFEGATWFPPPMAIAQIAKNNLPLAEKYAREMGAITAQEALAVGINWILAPVVDVNNNPYNPVINVRAFGESPEVVSKLATAFIQGTQPYPILTAAKHFPGHGDTATDSHLALPVLPHSDSRLQAVELPPFAAAIAAGVDSVMTAHLLIPVWDAQYPATVSEAILTGKLRQQLGFDKLIVTDALIMGGIAQYADPGELAVLAIAAGADIILMPPDPEVAIEAVYDAVQSGRISQERIELSLQRIAQAKSKVSHSPTSDFLSQLAQPVAEAAVEGILTESMRCNLPANVPSVTSSSHDKGRNLIFVPELLKSDFISLNAPAVTIPAQFGYELQLIELNNLLAADNDPRPTLLQIFWRGNPFRGTLELTSEATTFIKTLLNSGKLTGLLIYGSKYILDWYKELIPTDLPWIFSYGQMPAAQESSCQAIFGSPKSTDTDLQNFV
- a CDS encoding DUF4327 family protein; its protein translation is MSVKTLPSIPTKQYSIDNIRDEARQLVEKGNISRQQPIYVLCKYIPAREWVCVECELEQCEYLLRDRIGDLIGSEHWEND
- a CDS encoding DUF3119 family protein; protein product: MVSKYKANRAKEVFISVTIAESSTVTEKTIELSPSYRIPLVLVVVSIPLLLVQPWVAFAIAVFGLFLSFQTVSIRLKFTDSALDVYRSEKLIRHFPYSEWMNWRIFFPKVPILFYFREVNSIHFLPIIFDAKMLKTCLEKYCPYQE
- a CDS encoding DUF3086 domain-containing protein; amino-acid sequence: MQLKENSQSETQVEIAANLERENIDEVVAERENSAATASNKSAENKLPLQLKLGEGETAENSANVPEKNPSATEELTTESTESKTEFTKADESQERDKIKQEVAELKRQKENLETEIINLQASKNKLLSEQVTEIGGTLERMVREGLEELERRKQALEISVEQLERRRDRIREEMRTSFAGVSQDLAIRVQGFKDYLVGSLQDLAAAAEQLELPTYEAYEAWETSRQEASPAATNRDPATTPAFAEQAFQDQTRQIRSILDQYRTLPDYYGPPWQLRRTFEPIHAEKVSTWFFTQGGRGALESLGSRLQNILLASAIVSVMRNMYGDRVRTLVLANTPERLGEWRRGLQDCLGISRSDFGPERGVVLFEYPEALVQKADRLLEQKQLPLIIVDEAEEVINLALLQFPLWLAFASDPQQMSTYMY